A portion of the Pseudarthrobacter sp. L1SW genome contains these proteins:
- a CDS encoding exonuclease domain-containing protein, translating to MGLDFTAIDFETANGFRGSPCAVGLTKVRGGRIVEEASWLMRPPQDHDHFDYHNVRIHGIRAEDVAGKPRFGELFPEIGAFIGDDILAAHNASFDLGVIRSGLEVSGLPGPAYDYVCTVMLSRRCYSLVSNSLPFAAEEAGVPLVNHHDAAEDARACAGILIDIARRNQANSIAELYLSLGLAMPRQQAFDPAMDALSKPSLAALSAASGSTAAPLRSFQPGWPEEGANPLPNPDAEPGHPLYGQTVVFTGQLSMGRPEAKKRSADVGARPESRVTGRTTVLVVGDGFVASDLRSGRLTGKARRVLELHERGQAIEVLSEGEFLQMVGGFAAAAIA from the coding sequence GTGGGTTTGGACTTTACGGCGATTGACTTCGAGACTGCAAACGGCTTTCGGGGGTCTCCCTGTGCGGTCGGCCTGACCAAGGTCCGGGGCGGCCGGATCGTGGAGGAAGCTTCGTGGCTCATGCGGCCGCCGCAGGACCACGACCACTTTGACTACCACAACGTCCGGATCCACGGCATCCGGGCCGAGGACGTGGCCGGCAAGCCCCGTTTCGGGGAACTCTTCCCCGAGATCGGCGCCTTCATCGGGGACGACATCCTTGCCGCGCACAATGCTTCCTTCGACCTGGGCGTGATCCGTTCCGGCCTGGAGGTCTCGGGCCTGCCGGGCCCGGCCTATGACTACGTCTGCACGGTGATGCTCTCCCGGCGGTGCTATTCCCTGGTGTCCAACTCCCTGCCCTTCGCCGCGGAGGAAGCCGGCGTTCCCCTGGTGAACCATCACGACGCCGCCGAGGACGCGCGGGCGTGCGCAGGAATCCTGATCGACATCGCCCGCAGGAACCAGGCCAACAGCATCGCCGAGCTTTACCTGTCCCTGGGGCTGGCAATGCCGCGGCAGCAGGCTTTTGACCCCGCCATGGATGCGCTGTCCAAGCCCAGCCTGGCCGCCCTCTCCGCAGCGTCCGGCAGCACTGCCGCGCCGCTCCGGTCCTTCCAGCCAGGCTGGCCGGAGGAGGGCGCCAATCCGCTGCCCAACCCCGACGCGGAGCCCGGCCATCCCCTCTACGGGCAGACCGTCGTCTTCACCGGGCAGCTGTCCATGGGACGCCCGGAGGCGAAAAAACGCTCTGCCGACGTCGGTGCCCGGCCCGAAAGCCGGGTGACCGGACGCACCACGGTCCTGGTGGTGGGGGACGGCTTTGTCGCCTCGGACCTGCGGTCCGGCAGGCTGACGGGCAAGGCCCGCCGGGTCCTGGAGCTCCATGAGCGCGGGCAAGCCATCGAGGTGCTGTCCGAAGGTGAGTTCCTGCAGATGGTGGGCGGTTTCGCGGCCGCGGCCATAGCCTGA
- a CDS encoding VTT domain-containing protein produces the protein MNHLAVSMLGGAGPVQPQLASFLPDWLNPQVFLADPALAPWVVLLVCGIVFAETGLLVGFFLPGDSMLFTAGLLVATDTIKFNVFLFALLIIVSAIIGNQTGYFIGSKAGPAIFNKPNSRLFKRENVENAHAFFEKHGGKALILARFVPIIRTFVPVIVGVAQMSKKKFFLFNVIGAVLWGGGVTLLGYLLGDRIPWVRENLDIIFIAIVLVSVLPIGVEVLRGISAKRQAKAYGTDPVDEFIEEHAPDDEQKTPRLP, from the coding sequence ATGAACCACCTCGCCGTGTCCATGCTGGGCGGGGCAGGACCCGTCCAGCCCCAGCTGGCCTCCTTCCTGCCCGACTGGCTGAACCCCCAGGTCTTCCTGGCCGATCCCGCCCTGGCTCCCTGGGTGGTCCTGCTGGTCTGCGGCATCGTCTTCGCGGAAACCGGCCTGCTGGTTGGCTTCTTCCTGCCGGGCGATTCCATGCTGTTCACTGCCGGACTGCTGGTGGCCACGGACACCATCAAGTTCAACGTGTTCCTTTTCGCGCTGCTGATCATCGTCTCGGCCATCATCGGCAACCAGACCGGCTACTTCATCGGCTCCAAGGCCGGACCCGCCATCTTCAACAAGCCCAACTCGCGCCTGTTCAAGCGCGAGAACGTGGAGAATGCGCATGCGTTCTTTGAAAAGCACGGCGGCAAGGCGCTGATCCTGGCCCGCTTTGTCCCCATCATCAGGACGTTCGTTCCCGTCATCGTGGGCGTGGCCCAGATGAGCAAGAAGAAGTTCTTTCTCTTCAACGTCATCGGCGCAGTGCTGTGGGGCGGCGGCGTGACCCTCCTGGGCTACCTGCTGGGCGACCGCATCCCGTGGGTGCGCGAGAACCTGGACATCATCTTCATCGCGATCGTGCTGGTGTCGGTCCTGCCCATTGGCGTGGAGGTCCTCCGCGGCATCTCCGCCAAGCGGCAGGCGAAGGCATACGGCACCGATCCGGTGGACGAGTTCATCGAAGAGCACGCCCCCGACGACGAGCAGAAGACCCCGCGCCTCCCCTGA
- the rdgB gene encoding RdgB/HAM1 family non-canonical purine NTP pyrophosphatase, whose protein sequence is MSTAGAAPGQGTVPRLVLATHNKGKLRELRELLRGQVPGLDVDTQVVDAAAAGAPDVVETGVTFAENSLLKARAVAEATGLVAIADDSGLAVDVMGGAPGIFSARWAGSHGDDAANLRLLLSQLSDVPDHHRGAAFVCAAALAVPDTDGTPGREVVEYGQLEGILLREPRGDGGFGYDPVLQPAGEERSCAELSAEEKNAISHRGKAFRALLPAIVEALRAQGS, encoded by the coding sequence GTGAGCACGGCAGGCGCCGCCCCGGGGCAAGGCACAGTCCCGCGGCTGGTTCTGGCCACGCACAACAAGGGGAAACTGCGGGAGCTGCGCGAACTGCTGCGGGGACAGGTGCCAGGGCTCGACGTCGACACACAAGTGGTGGACGCGGCGGCGGCAGGTGCCCCGGACGTCGTCGAAACAGGTGTGACGTTCGCCGAGAATTCGCTGCTCAAGGCGCGCGCTGTTGCGGAGGCGACCGGCCTCGTGGCGATAGCCGACGACTCCGGCCTTGCCGTGGACGTGATGGGCGGAGCGCCCGGAATCTTCTCGGCCCGCTGGGCCGGCAGCCACGGCGACGACGCCGCAAACCTCCGGCTCCTGCTGAGCCAGCTCTCGGACGTTCCGGACCACCATCGCGGCGCCGCGTTCGTCTGCGCGGCGGCGCTCGCGGTGCCGGACACGGACGGTACACCGGGACGCGAGGTTGTGGAATACGGGCAGCTCGAAGGGATCCTGCTGCGCGAGCCTCGGGGGGACGGGGGCTTCGGCTACGATCCTGTCCTGCAGCCCGCAGGGGAGGAGCGCAGCTGTGCCGAGCTGTCCGCCGAGGAAAAGAACGCCATCAGCCACCGGGGCAAGGCGTTCCGGGCGCTGCTGCCCGCCATCGTCGAGGCACTGCGGGCCCAGGGCTCCTGA
- the rph gene encoding ribonuclease PH, producing the protein MTSEATAVPIVRADGRAPDQLRPISITRGWSSQAEGSALIEFGNTRVLCTASLTAGVPRWLKGEGRGWVTAEYAMLPRATNTRSDRESVKGKIGGRTHEISRLIGRSLRSIIDTKALGENTIVLDCDVLQADGGTRTAAITGAYVALADSIRFARDNKLIAKNAQPLIDTIAAVSVGIIDGVPMLDLPYVEDVRAETDMNVVVTGSGKFVEVQGTAEGAPFDRAELDALLDLALLGTTQLAAIQRETLADTL; encoded by the coding sequence ATGACTTCTGAAGCAACTGCAGTGCCCATCGTGCGCGCCGACGGCCGCGCCCCCGACCAGCTCCGGCCCATCAGCATCACCCGCGGATGGTCCTCCCAGGCTGAGGGGTCGGCCCTGATCGAGTTCGGCAACACCAGGGTCCTGTGCACCGCGTCCCTGACCGCGGGCGTCCCGCGCTGGCTCAAGGGCGAGGGCCGCGGCTGGGTCACTGCCGAGTACGCCATGCTGCCACGGGCCACCAACACCCGCTCCGACCGCGAATCCGTCAAGGGCAAGATCGGCGGCCGCACCCACGAGATCTCCCGGCTCATCGGCCGTTCCCTCCGCTCGATCATCGACACCAAGGCACTGGGCGAGAACACCATTGTGCTGGACTGCGACGTCCTCCAGGCCGACGGCGGAACCCGCACGGCAGCCATCACCGGTGCCTACGTTGCGCTCGCTGACTCCATCCGCTTCGCACGGGACAACAAACTGATCGCGAAGAACGCCCAGCCCCTTATCGACACCATCGCCGCGGTGTCCGTGGGCATCATCGACGGCGTTCCCATGCTGGACCTGCCGTACGTTGAGGACGTCCGGGCCGAAACGGACATGAACGTGGTGGTCACCGGCTCCGGGAAGTTCGTGGAAGTTCAGGGAACGGCTGAGGGTGCGCCCTTCGACCGGGCCGAGCTGGACGCGCTCCTGGACCTTGCCCTGCTGGGCACCACGCAGCTCGCGGCCATCCAGCGCGAAACGCTGGCAGACACCCTGTGA
- a CDS encoding MBL fold metallo-hydrolase, translating into MKLTIVGCTGSFPGPGSPASCYLLTANDGERTWKVVMDLGSGALGAIQRYTDLEDIDAIFLTHLHPDHCMDLCGLHVAVRWKPGGWGRGRIPVWGPAATADRMATAYGLELDPGMREEFDFTNWAEREPVTVGPFTVTPFAVNHPVEEAYALRVEVVEPDKEGNIVSRTLTYSGDTDSCAGLEEAAKDADLFLCEAAFEEGRDDGIKDVHLTGKRAGEAAAAAGARRLLLTHIPVWTSQTTVMAEARPVFGGDVAVAVAGVHYTI; encoded by the coding sequence GTGAAGCTCACCATCGTCGGCTGTACCGGCTCGTTCCCCGGCCCCGGGTCACCGGCGTCGTGCTACCTCCTGACCGCGAACGACGGCGAGCGGACCTGGAAAGTGGTCATGGACCTGGGCAGCGGGGCGCTCGGTGCCATCCAGCGGTACACCGACCTGGAGGACATCGACGCGATCTTCCTGACCCACCTGCACCCCGACCACTGCATGGACCTCTGCGGCCTGCACGTGGCCGTCCGCTGGAAGCCCGGCGGCTGGGGCAGGGGACGGATCCCGGTCTGGGGACCGGCCGCCACGGCGGACCGGATGGCAACCGCCTACGGCCTGGAGCTGGACCCGGGAATGCGCGAGGAGTTCGACTTCACCAACTGGGCCGAGCGCGAGCCGGTTACCGTGGGTCCCTTCACCGTGACCCCCTTTGCCGTGAACCACCCCGTGGAGGAGGCCTACGCCCTGCGGGTGGAAGTGGTGGAGCCGGACAAGGAAGGCAACATCGTCTCCCGGACCCTGACGTACTCCGGTGACACCGATTCCTGTGCCGGGCTTGAGGAAGCCGCCAAGGACGCCGACCTTTTCCTGTGCGAAGCTGCGTTCGAAGAAGGCCGCGACGACGGCATCAAGGACGTCCACCTCACCGGCAAGCGTGCCGGCGAGGCAGCCGCGGCGGCGGGGGCACGCCGGCTCCTGCTGACGCACATTCCGGTATGGACGTCCCAGACCACCGTGATGGCCGAGGCCCGGCCCGTGTTCGGTGGCGACGTTGCGGTGGCGGTTGCCGGAGTCCACTACACCATCTAG
- the murI gene encoding glutamate racemase: MDPPADAAAGSEASDFPAAAVESRPIGVFDSGVGGLTVARSIIDQLPNESILYVGDTAHGPYGPLPIAEVRANALGVMDELVDSGVKLLTIACNSASAAVLRDARERYTAKYGIPVIEVIQPAVRRAVAATRSGRVGVIGTSATVGSRAYEDTFAAAPDLAITSVACPEFVSYVEAGITTGPALLAVAEEYLAPLKDAGVDTVVLGCTHYPLLTGVISYVMGADVTLVSSAEETAKDVYRALATHNLQRTDAVPPEHHFVATGDAGQFEALARRFLGPEVLSVRHVDHVSAQYPTGSLARITPEMIAAAQSAASRPRISNFVGTSATGGPGQ; encoded by the coding sequence ATGGACCCGCCAGCCGACGCTGCAGCGGGGTCCGAAGCCAGCGACTTCCCTGCCGCCGCCGTGGAGTCACGGCCCATCGGTGTGTTCGATTCCGGCGTGGGCGGCCTGACGGTGGCCCGGTCCATCATCGACCAGCTGCCCAACGAGTCCATCCTCTATGTGGGGGACACAGCGCACGGACCGTACGGACCGCTTCCCATTGCGGAGGTGCGGGCAAACGCCCTAGGCGTGATGGACGAACTGGTGGACTCCGGCGTCAAGCTGCTCACCATTGCCTGCAACTCGGCGTCGGCCGCTGTCCTGCGGGACGCCCGGGAGCGCTACACGGCCAAGTACGGCATCCCGGTCATCGAGGTCATCCAGCCGGCAGTGCGCCGTGCCGTGGCCGCGACCCGCAGTGGACGGGTGGGCGTGATTGGCACGTCTGCCACGGTGGGGTCGCGGGCCTACGAGGATACGTTTGCCGCAGCTCCCGATCTTGCGATCACCTCCGTGGCGTGCCCGGAGTTCGTCAGCTACGTGGAGGCCGGCATCACCACCGGACCGGCCCTGCTTGCCGTTGCCGAGGAGTACCTCGCTCCGCTCAAGGACGCCGGGGTGGATACCGTGGTCCTGGGCTGCACCCACTACCCCCTGCTCACCGGCGTCATCTCCTACGTCATGGGGGCGGACGTGACCCTCGTGTCCAGTGCCGAGGAGACCGCCAAGGACGTCTACCGCGCCCTGGCCACCCACAACCTCCAGCGCACGGACGCAGTGCCTCCGGAGCACCACTTTGTGGCCACCGGCGACGCCGGCCAGTTCGAGGCCCTGGCCAGGCGTTTCCTGGGGCCCGAGGTGCTCTCTGTCCGGCATGTGGACCATGTGTCCGCGCAGTACCCCACCGGCAGCCTTGCCCGGATCACGCCCGAGATGATCGCCGCCGCCCAGAGCGCTGCGTCGCGGCCGCGGATCTCAAACTTTGTCGGGACGTCGGCCACCGGGGGTCCGGGCCAGTGA
- a CDS encoding DUF2017 domain-containing protein, with protein sequence MAKAFKYGLKGITGYLEPAERDLLRSLISDVISMLQPEERSGQDPLAALIGLDMDVAEPVDRAVKRLLPNVMKDDAGASLEFRQLTERSLRETKIGALQAAALDLDKDEIVLTPEGARHWSMALNDVRLVLAERLDIQDEEDAEHVHLMQDWSQAEDVESYLALVYNFATWLQESLVQAMLQSLDARR encoded by the coding sequence GTGGCTAAGGCATTCAAGTACGGACTCAAGGGCATTACCGGCTACCTGGAACCCGCAGAGCGGGACCTGCTGCGCAGCCTCATCAGTGACGTCATCTCCATGCTCCAGCCGGAGGAACGGTCCGGGCAGGACCCGCTGGCGGCACTGATCGGCCTGGACATGGACGTTGCCGAGCCCGTGGACAGGGCCGTCAAGCGGCTCCTTCCGAACGTCATGAAGGACGACGCCGGCGCGTCCCTTGAGTTCCGTCAGCTCACCGAACGGTCGCTGCGGGAGACAAAGATCGGCGCCCTGCAGGCGGCCGCCCTGGACCTCGACAAGGACGAGATCGTGCTGACGCCCGAAGGGGCGCGGCATTGGTCCATGGCGCTGAACGATGTCCGGCTTGTCCTGGCCGAGCGGCTGGACATCCAGGACGAGGAGGATGCCGAACACGTCCACCTCATGCAGGACTGGTCCCAGGCCGAGGACGTGGAAAGCTATTTGGCGCTGGTCTACAACTTCGCCACCTGGCTCCAGGAGTCCTTGGTCCAGGCCATGCTGCAGTCCCTGGACGCCCGCCGGTGA
- the clpS gene encoding ATP-dependent Clp protease adapter ClpS, whose amino-acid sequence MTISVAPGPDTQEGTRTGTAESTDSLTAPDIPWNLVIWNDPVNLMSYVSYVFQSYFGYSESKANKLMMEVHKKGRSIVASGSKEQVERHAVAMHGFGLWATVEKASGGDGGNSRKSGGPGQGKGKRG is encoded by the coding sequence ATGACCATTAGCGTTGCGCCCGGCCCTGATACACAGGAGGGCACCCGGACCGGAACAGCGGAATCCACCGATTCCCTGACCGCACCGGACATCCCCTGGAACCTGGTGATCTGGAACGATCCCGTCAACCTCATGAGCTACGTGAGCTACGTTTTCCAGAGCTACTTCGGCTACTCGGAGAGCAAGGCGAACAAGCTCATGATGGAGGTCCACAAGAAGGGCCGCTCCATTGTTGCCTCCGGCAGCAAAGAGCAGGTGGAGCGCCACGCGGTGGCGATGCACGGATTTGGCCTGTGGGCAACGGTGGAGAAGGCCAGCGGCGGGGACGGCGGCAACTCCCGCAAGTCCGGCGGACCGGGCCAGGGCAAGGGGAAACGTGGCTAA
- a CDS encoding nicotinate phosphoribosyltransferase: protein MSTSAGWDHPRTSFYTDHYELTMLQASLHSGAAHRKSVFEAFARRLPDGRRYGIVAGTGRLLEGIANFRFGEAELEFLERTKVVNAQTLEYLASYRFSGDIWGYPEGEAYFPNSPILIVEATFAEACMLETYLLSVLNHDSAIASAASRMVSAAHGRPCIEMGSRRTHEEAATASARAAIIAGFDSTSNLEAGIRYGIKTVGTAAHSFTLLHDTERDAFEAQIASLGDQTSLLVDTYDVEAAVRTAVDLAGPRLGAVRLDSGDLVAQAQWVRRLLDDLGNENTKIVVTSDLDEYAIAALQSAPVDSYGVGTSLVTGSGAPTASMVYKLVSRTDDDGNFVSVAKAAKNKASVGGRKYALRKLDQRGIATAEVVGVGRPPEDDGNDRPLLQQFMKNGELLPGWTGHEGVLRARQRHADSMAELPPVVNRLQRGEAAIPTLYDEN, encoded by the coding sequence GTGAGTACCTCAGCCGGCTGGGACCATCCCCGCACGTCCTTTTACACCGACCACTACGAGCTGACCATGCTGCAGGCGTCGCTCCATTCGGGGGCCGCGCACCGCAAGTCGGTGTTCGAGGCATTCGCCCGCCGCCTCCCTGACGGCCGGCGTTACGGGATCGTGGCAGGCACGGGACGGCTGCTCGAGGGCATCGCCAACTTCCGCTTCGGGGAAGCCGAACTGGAGTTCCTGGAGCGCACCAAGGTGGTCAACGCGCAGACCCTTGAATACCTTGCTTCCTACCGTTTCTCCGGGGACATCTGGGGCTACCCCGAGGGTGAAGCGTATTTTCCCAACTCCCCCATCCTGATCGTCGAAGCCACCTTCGCTGAAGCCTGCATGCTGGAAACCTACCTCCTGTCCGTGCTGAACCACGACAGTGCCATCGCCTCCGCCGCGTCGCGCATGGTCAGCGCGGCGCACGGGCGGCCGTGCATCGAGATGGGCTCACGGCGCACGCACGAGGAAGCGGCCACCGCTTCCGCCAGGGCGGCCATCATCGCCGGGTTCGACAGCACGTCCAACCTGGAAGCAGGCATCCGCTACGGGATCAAGACGGTGGGCACCGCCGCCCACTCCTTCACCCTCCTGCACGACACCGAACGCGACGCGTTCGAGGCACAGATTGCCTCCCTTGGGGACCAGACGTCCCTGCTGGTGGACACGTACGACGTCGAAGCGGCCGTCCGCACGGCAGTGGACCTTGCGGGTCCCCGGCTGGGAGCGGTCCGGCTGGATTCCGGGGACCTGGTGGCACAGGCCCAGTGGGTGCGCCGCCTTCTGGACGACCTTGGCAACGAGAACACCAAGATCGTGGTCACGTCGGACCTCGACGAGTACGCCATCGCCGCGCTGCAGTCCGCCCCGGTGGATTCCTACGGTGTGGGCACTTCCCTGGTTACCGGCTCCGGCGCCCCCACGGCCAGCATGGTCTACAAACTGGTCAGCCGCACGGACGATGACGGGAACTTCGTCTCCGTTGCCAAGGCTGCCAAGAACAAGGCAAGCGTGGGCGGACGGAAGTACGCGTTGCGCAAGCTGGACCAGCGCGGCATCGCCACCGCCGAAGTGGTGGGCGTGGGGCGCCCGCCGGAGGATGACGGCAATGACCGCCCCCTGCTGCAGCAGTTCATGAAGAACGGGGAGCTGCTGCCGGGCTGGACCGGCCATGAAGGGGTGCTCCGCGCCCGCCAGCGCCACGCGGATTCCATGGCGGAACTGCCTCCGGTGGTTAACCGCCTGCAGCGCGGCGAAGCTGCTATCCCTACCCTGTACGACGAAAACTGA
- a CDS encoding isochorismatase family protein: MSRALIIVDVQNDFCEGGSLAVSGGADVAGAISDYVDAHHGEFDHIVATQDWHIDPGAHFSDTPDFKDSWPPHCVAGTRGAELHPDLDTEYIQAYFQKGQFAAAYSGFEGLLAPEDAVPTGERQPGALPGGDAEKFAPDEDAIGLDDWLQSHDVEDVVVVGIATDYCVMATALDAVQAGYSVTVLRSLTAGIAEDLEDAVAEMELGGVDVA, encoded by the coding sequence ATGTCCCGCGCACTGATCATCGTCGACGTCCAGAACGATTTCTGCGAGGGCGGTTCGCTCGCCGTTTCCGGCGGTGCGGACGTGGCCGGCGCCATCAGCGACTACGTGGACGCCCACCACGGCGAGTTCGACCACATCGTGGCCACCCAGGACTGGCACATCGACCCGGGCGCGCACTTCTCGGACACACCGGATTTCAAGGACAGCTGGCCGCCGCACTGCGTGGCCGGGACCCGGGGCGCCGAACTCCATCCGGACCTCGACACCGAGTACATCCAGGCGTATTTCCAGAAAGGCCAGTTCGCCGCCGCCTACTCCGGGTTTGAGGGCCTGCTGGCCCCCGAAGACGCAGTGCCCACCGGAGAACGCCAGCCAGGCGCCCTGCCCGGGGGCGACGCCGAAAAATTCGCCCCGGACGAGGACGCGATCGGACTGGATGACTGGCTGCAAAGCCACGACGTCGAGGACGTTGTGGTGGTGGGCATCGCCACCGACTACTGCGTCATGGCAACCGCCCTGGACGCCGTCCAGGCAGGCTACTCGGTCACCGTCCTCCGGTCCCTGACCGCGGGGATAGCAGAGGACCTGGAGGACGCTGTGGCCGAAATGGAACTCGGCGGCGTGGACGTCGCCTGA
- a CDS encoding DEAD/DEAH box helicase — translation MTETLFGGPTLPPAYPERAAWGTAPKLRAWQQEALDLYLRNSPRDFLAVATPGAGKTTFALRVASTLIDSGAVNRVTIVAPTDHLKRQWADAAARVGIAIDPNFKNSDGQHGRGFIGVAVTYAQVASKPLLHRAKTEAARTLVILDEIHHGGEALSWGDGLREAFDPAVRRLSLTGTPFRSDTSPIPFVEYAEDRDGIRRSKADYTYGYGNALRDHVVRPVMFMAYSGQMRWRTSAGEEMAASLGEAAVTKDITSHAWRTALNPAGEWIPAVLAGADKRLSEVRRTVPDAGGLVIATDHEDARAYAGQLKRITGESPTVILSDDAKASSKIEEFTASEKRWMVAVRMVSEGVDVPRLSVGVYATSTSTPLFFAQAVGRFVRARKRGETASVFLPSVPQLMALANSMEAERDHALDRPEKEDGDGLFNPEDSLMEEANREEKASDTLTKGKFEALDSQASFDRVLFDGGEFGTGGEVGSDDEMDFLGIPGLLDAEQVGTLLRQRQHEQLNRKNRKAPAAAESAAPAVPDHRMLMDLRNELAKNVAAWSARTGTPHGVVHTKLRTVCGGPPVAQANEEQLQSRLRKLQDWFIGRK, via the coding sequence GTGACGGAGACGCTCTTTGGCGGCCCCACCCTGCCACCGGCCTACCCGGAACGCGCAGCCTGGGGAACCGCCCCGAAACTCCGTGCCTGGCAGCAGGAAGCGCTTGACCTCTACCTGCGCAACAGCCCCCGCGACTTCCTGGCGGTGGCAACCCCCGGAGCCGGCAAGACCACCTTTGCCCTCCGCGTCGCGTCCACGCTCATCGACTCCGGCGCCGTCAACCGGGTAACCATCGTGGCGCCCACCGACCACCTCAAGCGCCAGTGGGCGGATGCTGCGGCCAGGGTGGGCATCGCCATCGACCCCAATTTCAAGAACTCGGACGGCCAGCACGGCCGCGGCTTCATCGGAGTGGCCGTCACCTACGCGCAGGTGGCCAGCAAACCGCTGCTCCACCGTGCCAAGACCGAGGCTGCGCGCACCCTGGTGATCCTGGACGAGATCCACCACGGCGGCGAGGCCCTGTCCTGGGGCGACGGCCTGCGGGAAGCGTTTGACCCCGCGGTGAGACGGCTCTCGCTCACCGGTACGCCGTTCCGCTCGGACACCTCGCCCATCCCGTTCGTGGAGTATGCCGAGGACCGGGACGGGATCCGCCGCTCCAAGGCCGACTACACGTACGGCTACGGCAACGCCCTGCGGGACCACGTGGTCCGCCCGGTGATGTTCATGGCCTATTCGGGGCAGATGCGCTGGCGGACCAGTGCCGGTGAAGAGATGGCGGCATCGCTGGGGGAAGCGGCGGTCACCAAGGACATCACCTCGCACGCGTGGCGGACCGCCCTGAATCCTGCCGGTGAGTGGATCCCGGCTGTCCTGGCCGGCGCGGACAAGCGCCTCAGCGAGGTCCGGCGCACCGTCCCCGACGCCGGCGGGCTGGTGATCGCCACGGACCATGAGGACGCGCGGGCGTACGCCGGGCAGCTGAAGAGGATCACCGGGGAGTCGCCCACGGTCATCCTGTCCGACGACGCCAAGGCATCCAGCAAGATCGAGGAGTTCACAGCCAGCGAGAAGCGCTGGATGGTGGCCGTCCGCATGGTGTCCGAAGGCGTTGACGTGCCCCGGCTTTCCGTGGGCGTGTACGCCACATCAACCTCAACGCCGCTGTTTTTTGCCCAGGCAGTGGGGCGGTTCGTGCGTGCCCGCAAGCGCGGGGAAACGGCCTCGGTCTTCCTGCCTTCGGTGCCGCAGCTGATGGCTTTGGCCAACTCCATGGAGGCGGAACGGGACCATGCCCTGGACCGCCCCGAGAAGGAGGACGGCGACGGCCTCTTCAATCCCGAAGACTCGCTTATGGAGGAGGCCAACCGTGAGGAGAAGGCCTCCGACACCCTGACCAAGGGCAAGTTCGAGGCCCTGGACTCGCAGGCGTCCTTTGACCGCGTCCTGTTTGACGGCGGCGAGTTCGGCACCGGCGGCGAGGTGGGGTCCGACGACGAAATGGACTTCCTCGGCATTCCCGGGCTGCTGGACGCCGAACAGGTGGGCACGCTCCTCCGGCAGCGCCAGCACGAGCAGCTGAACCGGAAAAACCGGAAGGCGCCGGCTGCAGCTGAAAGTGCGGCGCCCGCCGTCCCGGACCACCGGATGCTGATGGACCTCCGGAATGAGCTGGCCAAGAACGTGGCAGCCTGGTCAGCCCGGACGGGGACCCCCCACGGCGTGGTGCATACCAAGCTGCGGACCGTGTGCGGCGGGCCGCCCGTTGCGCAGGCAAACGAGGAGCAGCTTCAGTCCCGCCTGCGGAAACTCCAGGACTGGTTCATCGGCCGCAAGTAG
- a CDS encoding DUF3039 domain-containing protein, with protein sequence MVRMTSMTDPLENDPMRELSGAGSSTATIEREELRQEVEPGDRERFSHYVRKEKIMESALTGEPVIALCGKVWTPGRDPQKFPVCPMCKEVYDGLRPGNDGGKGPGGDSGNNK encoded by the coding sequence ATGGTTCGCATGACTAGCATGACGGACCCTCTCGAGAACGACCCGATGCGCGAGCTTTCCGGGGCTGGATCGTCCACAGCCACCATTGAGCGCGAGGAACTGCGCCAGGAAGTGGAACCCGGGGACCGGGAGCGCTTTTCGCACTATGTGCGCAAGGAAAAGATCATGGAGTCCGCGCTGACCGGGGAGCCTGTCATCGCCCTGTGCGGCAAGGTCTGGACGCCCGGCCGGGACCCGCAGAAGTTCCCGGTCTGCCCGATGTGCAAAGAGGTCTATGACGGCCTCCGCCCGGGCAACGACGGCGGCAAGGGTCCCGGAGGGGACTCGGGCAACAACAAATAG